tccctgtataaaagtcgggtacagtactggcggggacaggtctatccctgtataacactgaggcactgtactggtggggacgggtgtgcCCCTGTATAAAAcaagggtacagtgctggtggggatgtgtctgtcagtgtataacactggggtacagtaatggtggggaggggtctgtccatgtaaatcactggggtacagcactggtggggaggggtctgtcacagtataacactggggtacagtattgctgGGGACGGGTCCggctctgtataacactggggtaccgtgctggtggggacagttttgtcactgtataacaatggggtacagtgctggtggagacaggtctgtcactgtataacactcgggtacagtacaggtggtgatgtgtctgtcagtgtataacactggggtacagtactggtggggaggggtctgtccctgtaaatcactggggtacagcactggtggggaggggtctgtcacagtataaccctggggtacactactggtggggatgtgtctgtccctgtaaatcactggggtacagtacaggtggtgatgtgtctgtcagtgtataacactggggtacagtactggtggggaggggtctgtcaatgtaaaacactggggtacagtactggtggggagggctctgtcactgtataacactggggtacagtactggtggggagggatctgtccctgtataccactggggtacaggacagctggggacaggtctgtcactgtataacactggggtacagtactggtggggagggatctgtccctgtataccactggggtacaggacagctggggacaggtctgtcactgtataacactggggtacagtactggtggggatgtgtctatcagtctataacactggggtacagtactggtggggaggggtctgtccatgtaaatcactggggtacagcactggtggggaggggtctgtcacagtataacactggggtacacttctGGTGGGGATGTGACTGTCtgtgtataaaactggggtacagtactggtggggaggggtcagtctttgtataacactggggtacagtactggtggggtctgcTCTGTCCCTGtaaaacattggggtacagtactggtggggaggggttgtccctgtataacactggggtacagtactggtggggaggggttgtccctgtataacactggggtacagtattagtggggacgggtctgtcccagtataacactggggtacactactgcTGGGGTCAGGTCTgacaatgtataacactgggatggagtactggtggtgacaggtctgtcactgtataacactggggtacagcactggtggggacgggtctgtcactgtataacactggggtacagcactggtggggacgggtctgtccctgtataacactggggtacagtactggtggggacaggtctgtcactgtataacactggggtacagcactggtggggacgggtctgtccctgtattacactgcggtacagtacaggtggggagggATCAGTccctgtacaacactggggtacagcactggtggggacaggtatatcactgtataacactggggtacagtactggtggggacttgtCTAGGTAATGTTATCCCAAGTTACTGCACCAGATCATAATACGGCAAAAAAAAAATGACGGCCACATAAGGAGATCTCAGGACaggttgaccaaaagcttgtgtCATAGGTCCTGGATTTGAAGAGTGTCttcaagggggagagagaggcaggaggggAACTTGGCAGGAGGGCAGCTCCAGGACTTCAGGCCTTGGCATCTGGAGGCAAAGCTGCCAACAGCTGGggctgtggggggtggagagaggagggTGGTGTTGTCGTCAAGCACTTTTGACCTCCAGAAtaatcagtcagtcagtcagtcggGGTTTCTGAGGGATACCAGAGTTTCCTGCTGGACAGAAAGTTTGTGTGGATTCGGACAGGAGTGAGGGTCACTGTCCCTCATCAATGAGACTCACATGCAGAATTAGCCCTTGGTGAACTCAAGTGGACAAACCAGGGGTCCCTGGGAGGGTAATTGGAAaacagaataaaaaaaagagtagAGGAGGTCCTAAAGCCACCTTGACAGCAGTGACCCCCctgctcaccccccaccaccaaacttccCTTTCAGAGCAGGATGTGTCCAACAGTCCTTACCATCTCTCTGGCCACTTCGACAGCTTCTTGCAATCCATAGAGTCTCCCAGAGACCAAATAAACCCCACTGGCCCAGAGCACACAGGACTCGTGGATCCACAGTTCGTTGGGGTCGAGAGGTAGTTGAGGCAGCTGGAGATCCACCTGGGAGCTGAGCTCACTTTTCAATCTCTGAGTCCGCAaattgacagagggagagattttCTCACAgcaatagcagcgcctgtgtccTTTGCCACTCCGCGGACTAGCCCAAGAAGGGGTGCAGTCCTCAGAGTAGTGACGTCTTTTGAACCTGGGGTGTCCCAGGAGGTTCCCAAACTCCTTGCCCTCGTCTTCCGATTGGCCAGTCTTTAGCAGCTCGGGCATACTTTTATGTCTCACCTTCACCCGGCTCTGGGCTGGCAGCATCTTCTTGGGGGGCGGGTTCTTGGGTAAGGTGCCAGCGTACTGGTGCGGGTAGTAGGGGCCGAAGAGGTCCCCCAGGTCCCTGTGGTTGGCGCATTTGCCGCACAGGCAGCACACCAACAGGCCGAGGGTGGAGCACTCAGTCACCAATGGACCCAGTACCATGTGCGAGGTGGTGGGTAAGGCTTTACCAGCGCAGCTGGGCAGCGGAGCAGAGGCTGGTCCCTGGTGACCTTTCACCCCTTTCTGGGCCCTGTTCCGCTCGTCATCCTGGGTGTTGATTATGGTGCAGAGGAGGGCggcctccctcttcctctccagAAGCACGTAGGGGGAGAAGGTCTTATCCTgggcctcctccctcctcctgcccGCTGCTCGAGCCGTGTGCTTCAGCTTGATCTCCGGTTCCTGGGTTAACACCAGGGGGCCCTCCAGCTTCTTGCGTCTCCTCCTCTGATGCGAGGGCGCCCTCTTTCGCCTGGGCCGCCTCTTCTTCTGAGCTGCCTCCTCCGGCCCCTCTGCCCGGCTTTGCCCCCCTTGGCCCTCCGGCCGCTGCCGCTTCTGCTTGTTGATGCTGCCCAGAGGCCTCCCCCGCTTCTTGCCCGACGGGAAGTACCCTTTGACCGAGCCGCCTTCCAGCTTGGGGGCAATGCCGACGGGCTCCTGCCCAACCTCGTGCCCCGGGGAGCGGGGCAGAGGGCACGGCGAGCCACGCCGCTTGAACTCAGGGTGGTAGAGAATCTGAACAGCTGACGAGGAGCCTCCGCGGCCCTGGGGGCAGTTGGCGCCTCCCGTGTCCCCGGCCTGGGCCTCGGGCTCCTCCGTGGAGCCTCCGCGCCCCTTGTCCCCGAGCTGCACCGCCGGCACGTCCCCGCTCTCCCAGCATCCCTCTTTGACGGACAAGATGTCCTCCAGGGTCACGCCGTCGGAGGTCCCATCGAGCGCGCCGGAGACGGGGAACTTCCTCCCGTTGGGCGACGCGATCTTCTGGACGATGGCTTCCAGCTTTAGGCCCCGGCCCTTCCTCGGGGGTagagttttgagcttgctggggCTGGCGAGGGAAACGGCTGGAGAAACGCTGGCGCCCGGGCTTTCTTTCCCATCGGCGTTCGGCAGAGGCTCCTCAGCTACCTCGGCCTTCGGCAGGGGGCTGAGGCTGGCATTGCACTGGGGGGTGCCGTGGCTGCGAGGGGGAGCCAGTTTGCCCTCCGCGTCCCGGGCTTTCGGCTCTTGGCACAGCCTCTTCGCTGGGATGGGCGAAATAAAGGATCGAATCCGCCTCCTTGACAGAATCGGCGACAGGATGGACAGGTCTTCCTGGGCCAGGTCGCTGGGCTTTTTGCCCGGGCGGGGGGGAGGTCTCTCCTCCTCCGTTGCCGCCGGCCACTCCTCCAGCCTCCCCTCGTGGCTGGGGGGCGGGGCCTGGCCGCCCGCTTCCTGCAATACGGCGCCAGCGGCCGGCGCCTCTTTCTGAGCCCCACTCCTGCGGCACTCCGCTGCAGAACCCTTCCCCTCAGGCGGGCTGGTCCAATCGCTCGCCACGTTGGGGTCAGGGTCGGGGCCCTGCcgctgggggtggttggggggcctCGCGGCAGCTTGCACCTCCATACCCGCCGCCTGGGCATCGTCTGGCTTGGTCAGGAGGGAGGAGAGCACGTCAGAGTTGGCGGGGAGGGGGTACAAGCTGGCGTTGCACACCTGCACCGGCAGGCTTTCGCGAGGCTGACCAAGGAAGCCGGTCTCCCGAGGCTCCGGCGCGTCTTCCTGCTTGATGAGCGACGCCCTTGCCAAGAGAGCTTTGTCGTCTGCCCGGGATGGGGGTCTCCTCCttgcccctgctctccctgccACCCTACAGGCCCTCCTGCCTCTCGAGGGTCGGTTGTTCAGCGTCTGGTGGAGGAAGTTGCTGCCGGGTCCCATGGGCAACGAGGAGGAAACTACGGCAGAAGCTCGGGCCAGCTCTAGAGAGTCGTATTtccagtggggtgagggggtcccAGGGTCTCTGCCATCGTAGTGCCCAGTGCTCCTTTGCTGACCCAGGCTTTGGtccatctcccccttaacctttgTTTCCACCCCGACAAAGATGCCCGACTGGATAACCGACTGCCCGGCTTTGCACAACTTGGCGCCCTTCACGTTCCACCCAAATTCCCGGTCCTGGGCTTGTCCGCAGACCGGGGGCACGGAGCTCCGGCCAAAGGGCCTCGATGGGGAGATGTCGCAGATGACCGTCTTCCTCTCCGACGTGCCGGCCTCGAACTGTGCCTCCGGGTCGGCCTTGCTCAGCTCCATCCCGAAGCCAGGGCCTGGAgtcctggcatctccccagcccgAGGGAGAAACCAGGGCGTTATTGTGCCCATCCTTTCTGGCCAGTTCGATCATTTGCCTCACGGGGTAGCCAGGCTGCAACGGGTTGTCCATAAATCCCGAATACTGGTGCTCCGGAGCGTAGCTGGAGTGGAACTTCCTCCCGTGATAGTTGGCTTGCAAAGCTTCTTGGAGTAAACTGTGGCTCTTCTCAGCCTTGCCTGGGACAACCTTCCTGTCTCTGAGGCCGAACTGCTCAGCTTCTGGTTGGCTGTAGGGGGCCATTGGGTACTGCATGTAATGGTATCTGCCATCATTCTTGGGCAAGTCCCGAAGCCCATAGGCCAAGTAGCTGGGAGACTTGGAGGTGTCCATTCTTGTAGCCAGGGGGTCACTGAGAACCACATTGCCCTGGTGCAACCCCAGCCCATTCCCGTTTTGGGTCGTTGATGGGACCATGATGTTGCGAGAGTTGTTGAGCTGCTGACCGTGACCAGATTCCTTCTCGGCGCTGGTGAGGAAGGTGGCCTGCCTCGAGTGTTCCTCCCCTTGCCCACCGATACCCATCCCCTCGCCCCGGCTGACCATTGTCTCCCGGCTGACAATGACGCCAACGAGCTTCTCGCCCCGCCGAAGTCCTTGCTCTGCCAGCGTCGCCATGGTGCTCCCTTTGCCCTCCTGGCACATCTGGACGATCATCTCTTCCTTCGACAGCGGCCGGCCGGTGCCGTCGCCGTGGGAACTGACCGGTGAGCAGGTGGCGTTGACCGTCTCCGGGTTGTGGGCCTTGTAGGCTCTCTCCGAGCAGCCGCTCTGGCCGCTGAGCTGCCGGACCCGCTCCGCATGGTCCTCCGAGGAACTCGAGCAGCCCCCGTCCAGGGACTCGGCCTGTGGCGACTTCAGCTGCTCCTCGAGGCCCAAGTGCTCGGCGGGGCCTCCTGGTGCCGGCCTCTTGTTGGAGCGTCGGGCCTGCCGGCGGTGCAAGGCCAGGGTGTCGGAGATCAGCAGGTGCTGCACCCTGTTGGGGATGTTGGCCACCTGAGAGCTCAGGGCTGTCAGGCTGCTCTGGCCTAGGTCAGAGGCCCGTTTCTCAGCCCCGCCCTCCAACCCAAAGCCCTCATAGGCTCCGGACTGCGAGCCTGGGCTCGGCATCAGACcggttggggtggggctgggttggGGCATCAGCTGCAGAACTCGGTTCCTCATGCCCATGGTACCCGGCCCACACTGCAGGCTTTCACTGCTGACCATGAGCGGAGATGGGGTGGAACTACACGAAGGGGACTGGGCCACTGGGGTAGCGGGAGAGGGGTTGGAGCTAGGGCTGAAGTTCTGGTGGAAGGGCATGGGCGATTTGGCAGGAATGTCGGCCGAACAGTAAGGGGCAAACTGTTGGTTCCCCAAGGGCACCTTGGCTGTGTTGGAGTACTGCAGGGCCTGGGGCCCATGCTGCTGACCCTGGGCTGGCTTTGCCTGCTCGAAGCAGGGCTTAGCTAAGGGTGGCTGGTAGCTGTAACCGGTTTGGGTCCCATAACTCTGGGCAGCCGTGGCATTAA
The Carcharodon carcharias isolate sCarCar2 chromosome 31, sCarCar2.pri, whole genome shotgun sequence DNA segment above includes these coding regions:
- the tcf20 gene encoding transcription factor 20; the protein is MQSYREQSSYHGNQRLLHQEAQESSRLGNYSQHHQGQMFASYANRPGSEGCNQQPYQAFRREPSDYYYTRGKELPGPQAQRRLAGPLQSGFGTQQAGGYSVQYLSEGQWRAPHSAMPGYSQFEQDAYTGQFSPSSGQQQLRHQPFQVPPGTQALVQPPPSSAHHPQHAHQPSSALLAKYQHRAPQYNPQQFQPAASTSSSSSSSSSSYLSPQGYSQPPGQAFDGYHMSASAQCDGYMVNATAAQSYGTQTGYSYQPPLAKPCFEQAKPAQGQQHGPQALQYSNTAKVPLGNQQFAPYCSADIPAKSPMPFHQNFSPSSNPSPATPVAQSPSCSSTPSPLMVSSESLQCGPGTMGMRNRVLQLMPQPSPTPTGLMPSPGSQSGAYEGFGLEGGAEKRASDLGQSSLTALSSQVANIPNRVQHLLISDTLALHRRQARRSNKRPAPGGPAEHLGLEEQLKSPQAESLDGGCSSSSEDHAERVRQLSGQSGCSERAYKAHNPETVNATCSPVSSHGDGTGRPLSKEEMIVQMCQEGKGSTMATLAEQGLRRGEKLVGVIVSRETMVSRGEGMGIGGQGEEHSRQATFLTSAEKESGHGQQLNNSRNIMVPSTTQNGNGLGLHQGNVVLSDPLATRMDTSKSPSYLAYGLRDLPKNDGRYHYMQYPMAPYSQPEAEQFGLRDRKVVPGKAEKSHSLLQEALQANYHGRKFHSSYAPEHQYSGFMDNPLQPGYPVRQMIELARKDGHNNALVSPSGWGDARTPGPGFGMELSKADPEAQFEAGTSERKTVICDISPSRPFGRSSVPPVCGQAQDREFGWNVKGAKLCKAGQSVIQSGIFVGVETKVKGEMDQSLGQQRSTGHYDGRDPGTPSPHWKYDSLELARASAVVSSSLPMGPGSNFLHQTLNNRPSRGRRACRVAGRAGARRRPPSRADDKALLARASLIKQEDAPEPRETGFLGQPRESLPVQVCNASLYPLPANSDVLSSLLTKPDDAQAAGMEVQAAARPPNHPQRQGPDPDPNVASDWTSPPEGKGSAAECRRSGAQKEAPAAGAVLQEAGGQAPPPSHEGRLEEWPAATEEERPPPRPGKKPSDLAQEDLSILSPILSRRRIRSFISPIPAKRLCQEPKARDAEGKLAPPRSHGTPQCNASLSPLPKAEVAEEPLPNADGKESPGASVSPAVSLASPSKLKTLPPRKGRGLKLEAIVQKIASPNGRKFPVSGALDGTSDGVTLEDILSVKEGCWESGDVPAVQLGDKGRGGSTEEPEAQAGDTGGANCPQGRGGSSSAVQILYHPEFKRRGSPCPLPRSPGHEVGQEPVGIAPKLEGGSVKGYFPSGKKRGRPLGSINKQKRQRPEGQGGQSRAEGPEEAAQKKRRPRRKRAPSHQRRRRKKLEGPLVLTQEPEIKLKHTARAAGRRREEAQDKTFSPYVLLERKREAALLCTIINTQDDERNRAQKGVKGHQGPASAPLPSCAGKALPTTSHMVLGPLVTECSTLGLLVCCLCGKCANHRDLGDLFGPYYPHQYAGTLPKNPPPKKMLPAQSRVKVRHKSMPELLKTGQSEDEGKEFGNLLGHPRFKRRHYSEDCTPSWASPRSGKGHRRCYCCEKISPSVNLRTQRLKSELSSQVDLQLPQLPLDPNELWIHESCVLWASGVYLVSGRLYGLQEAVEVAREMKCSHCQEPGATLGCYCKGCPLNYHYICAMEADCFLNEENFSMKCPKHKHRAAKSNSTEQSERG